A window from Labrus mixtus chromosome 14, fLabMix1.1, whole genome shotgun sequence encodes these proteins:
- the slc37a2 gene encoding glucose-6-phosphate exchanger SLC37A2, protein MKSSLAPGIRFITTFSRDAWYRSFILFLTFLFYTAYHLSRKPISIVKGQLHRNCSNVIKPPGLNITDNDTWCDWKPFDQDNYQTLFGVVDNSFLVAYAIGMFISGIFGERLPLRYYLSFGMLMSGLFTCLFGLGFYLNIHSLGYYAFIQVMNGLMQTTGWPSVVACVGNWFGKGKRGFIMGVWNSHTSVGNILGSLIAGAFVSSAWGMSFIVPGLIIASTGVLCFFFLVEKPEDVNCTPPQHHTEEESGETEPDLQTAVHVEGASNGYGSITAEPQEVVEEPTEAISFCGALSIPGVVEFSLCLLFAKLVSYTFLYWLPLYISNVAHFDAKQAGDMSTLFDAGGIVGGITAGLVSDYTGGRATTCCVMLIAAAPMLFLYNHIGQRSLATTIGMLLLCGGLVNGPYALITTAVSADLGTHASLRGNSRALSTVTAIIDGTGSIGAALGPLLAGVISPTGWNNVFYMLISADILACLFLSRLVYKEAQGWCRRAPRGRGFKEI, encoded by the exons ATGAAGTCCTCCCTGGCTCCCGGCATACGGTTCATCACGACCTTTTCTCGAGATGCCTG GTACCGGAgtttcatcctcttcctcaccttCCTCTTCTACACTGCCTACCATCTGTCCCGGAAACCTATCAGCATTGTTAAG GgtcagctgcacagaaactgctcCAATGTCATCAAGCCCCCAGGCCTCAACATAACCGACAATGATACCTGGTGTGACTGGAAGCCTTTCG ACCAGGACAATTATCAGACCCTGTTTGGGGTCGTGGATAACTCGTTTCTGGTCGCCTATGCCATCGGCATGTTTATcag TGGGATCTTTGGGGAGCGCCTGCCTCTAAGGTACTACCTGAGTTTTGGGATGCTGATGAGTGGATTGTTCACATGTCTGTTTGGCCTCGGCTTCTACTTGAACATCCACTCATTAGGATACTACGCCTTTATCCAG GTCATGAACGGGCTCATGCAGACGACCGGCTGGCCATCGGTGGTGGCTTGTGTCGGCAACTGGTTTGGAAAGGGGAA GCGTGGGTTCATCATGGGTGTGTGGAACTCCCACACCTCCGTGGGAAACATTTTGGGTTCCCTCATCGCGGGAGCCTTTGTCTCCTCGGCGTGGGGGATGTCCTTCATCGTGCCTGGACTCATCATCGCCTCCACCGGAGTTCTGTGCTTCTTCTTCCTGGTTGAGA AACCTGAAGACGTCAACTGCACACCTCCTCAGCACCAT ACTGAAGAGGAGAGCGGGGAGACGGAGCCTGATCTTCAGACTGCTGTACATGTTGAAGGTGCCAGCAATGGATACGGTTCCATCACCGCGGAGCCTCAGGAGGTTGTGGAGGAGCCAACCGAGGCCATCAGCTTCTGTGGAGCTCTCAGTATACCT GGAGTGGTGgagttctctctctgtctccttttcgccaagctggtcagctacaccTTCCTGTACTGGCTTCCTCTCTACATCTCAAATGTTG cacattttgatgCAAAGCAGGCAGGAGACATGTCAACACTGTTTGATGCTGGAGGAATAGTCG GAGGAATCACGGCGGGCCTCGTCTCTGACTACACTGGAGGCAGAGCAACAACTTGCTGTGTCATGTTAATCGCTGCTGCCCCCATG cTTTTCCTTTATAATCACATTGGACAAAGGAGCTTAGCTACGACAATCG GTATGCTGCTGCTATGTGGAGGCCTGGTGAACGGACCGTATGCCCTCATCACTACTGCTGTATCTGCTGACCTG GGGACACATGCAAGTCTGAGAGGAAACTCCCGGGCGCTGTCGACAGTGACGGCAATCATTGACGGGACCGGATCAATCg gAGCTGCTTTAGGTCCTCTGTTAGCTGGTGTGATCTCTCCCACTGGCTGGAACAACGTCTTCTACATGCTCATCTCTGCCGACATCCTGGCCTGCCTG TTTTTGTCCAGGCTCGTTTACAAGGAAGCTCAGGGTTGGTGTCGACGAGCCCCCCGAGGAAGAGG GTTCAAAGAAATCTGA
- the pou2f3 gene encoding POU domain, class 2, transcription factor 3 isoform X1 yields MSADTVEQSDGQADQAEHNGIDFNRQIKTEDINDLHHSAATLKTCPLTQSSPMPGGQLTGELTSLHTMQQLVLMSPSHLSSSSPFLLSQSPTSHQALLQQNLLSLQGQGQTSLLQHQPGLALTPQVMSRSGLAGPSMENHMDMSHLQMPKHMSVPPQDEPSDLEELEQFAKAFKQRRIKLGFTQGDVGLAMGKLYGNDFSQTTISRFEALNLSFKNMCKLKPLLEKWLSDAENSPSDSMSNTNSLPPLIEGYGRKRKKRTSIETNIKMTLEKRFLDNPKPNSEEITLISEQLSMEKEVVRVWFCNRRQKEKRIYCPVSSLSVKSHSYNSRMASASRSYSPLASGGVSSNSSPNSVSREASPNSLSAASVSLASHVNPASYSTSGSWYRAWNPATYHH; encoded by the exons ATTAAGACCGAGGACATCAACGATCTACATCATTCAGCCGCCACGCTGAAGACATGTCCCCTCACACAGAGCTCTCCGATGCCGGGAGGTCAGCTAACAGGG gAGCTCACCTCTCTCCACACCATGCAGCAGCTGGTTCTGATGTCACCGTCCCACCTGTcgtcctcctcccccttcctgCTGTCCCAGAGCCCCACCAGCCACCAAG CCCTTCTGCAGCAGAACCTGTTGTCACTCCAGGGTCAGGGTCAAACCAGTCTCCTCCAGCACCAGCCTGGACTGGCTCTGACTCCACAG GTTATGAGTCGCTCTGGTCTGGCAGGACCGTCTATGGAGAACCACATGGACATGTCCCACCTGCAGATGCCCAAACACATGTCAGTCCCACCGCAGGATGAACCCAGTGATCTGGAAGAACTGGAGCAGTTTGCAAAAGCGTTCAAGCAGAGACGCATCAAGCTGGGCTTCACTCAG GGAGATGTGGGCCTTGCTATGGGAAAACTGTACGGGAATGACTTCAGCCAGACTACAATTTCTCGCTTCGAGGCTCTCAACCTCAGCTTCAAAAACATGTGCAAGCTCAAacctctgctggaaaaatgGCTGAGCGACGCAG AGAACTCACCTTCAGACTCGATGAGCAACACCAACTCTCTGCCTCCCCTGATCGAGGGCTACGGGCGCAAACGGAAAAAGAGGACAAGCATTGAAACAAACATCAAGATGACTTTGGAGAAACGTTTCCTTGAT aaCCCCAAGCCCAACTCGGAGGAGATCACCCTGATCTCAGAGCAGCTGTCCATGGAGAAGGAGGTGGTCCGGGTTTGGTTCTGTAATCGGCgtcagaaggagaagaggatcTACTGCCCCGTGTCCAGTTTATCGGTGAAGTCACACAGCTATAACTCCAGAATG GCGTCAGCTTCAAGATCCTACAGTCCTCTGGCTTCAGGTGGAG TTTCATCAAATTCATCTCCAAATAGTGTAAGCCGTGAAGCGTCTCCTAACAGCCTGTCTGCAGCCTCAGTGTCATTAGCGTCTCACGTCAACCCAGCCTCCTACAGCACATCGGG GTCCTGGTACCGGGCATGGAATCCGGCCACCTACCATCACTGA
- the pou2f3 gene encoding POU domain, class 2, transcription factor 3 isoform X2 has protein sequence MSADTVEQSDGQADQAEHNGIDFNRQIKTEDINDLHHSAATLKTCPLTQSSPMPGGQLTGELTSLHTMQQLVLMSPSHLSSSSPFLLSQSPTSHQALLQQNLLSLQGQGQTSLLQHQPGLALTPQVMSRSGLAGPSMENHMDMSHLQMPKHMSVPPQDEPSDLEELEQFAKAFKQRRIKLGFTQGDVGLAMGKLYGNDFSQTTISRFEALNLSFKNMCKLKPLLEKWLSDAENSPSDSMSNTNSLPPLIEGYGRKRKKRTSIETNIKMTLEKRFLDNPKPNSEEITLISEQLSMEKEVVRVWFCNRRQKEKRIYCPVSSLSASASRSYSPLASGGVSSNSSPNSVSREASPNSLSAASVSLASHVNPASYSTSGSWYRAWNPATYHH, from the exons ATTAAGACCGAGGACATCAACGATCTACATCATTCAGCCGCCACGCTGAAGACATGTCCCCTCACACAGAGCTCTCCGATGCCGGGAGGTCAGCTAACAGGG gAGCTCACCTCTCTCCACACCATGCAGCAGCTGGTTCTGATGTCACCGTCCCACCTGTcgtcctcctcccccttcctgCTGTCCCAGAGCCCCACCAGCCACCAAG CCCTTCTGCAGCAGAACCTGTTGTCACTCCAGGGTCAGGGTCAAACCAGTCTCCTCCAGCACCAGCCTGGACTGGCTCTGACTCCACAG GTTATGAGTCGCTCTGGTCTGGCAGGACCGTCTATGGAGAACCACATGGACATGTCCCACCTGCAGATGCCCAAACACATGTCAGTCCCACCGCAGGATGAACCCAGTGATCTGGAAGAACTGGAGCAGTTTGCAAAAGCGTTCAAGCAGAGACGCATCAAGCTGGGCTTCACTCAG GGAGATGTGGGCCTTGCTATGGGAAAACTGTACGGGAATGACTTCAGCCAGACTACAATTTCTCGCTTCGAGGCTCTCAACCTCAGCTTCAAAAACATGTGCAAGCTCAAacctctgctggaaaaatgGCTGAGCGACGCAG AGAACTCACCTTCAGACTCGATGAGCAACACCAACTCTCTGCCTCCCCTGATCGAGGGCTACGGGCGCAAACGGAAAAAGAGGACAAGCATTGAAACAAACATCAAGATGACTTTGGAGAAACGTTTCCTTGAT aaCCCCAAGCCCAACTCGGAGGAGATCACCCTGATCTCAGAGCAGCTGTCCATGGAGAAGGAGGTGGTCCGGGTTTGGTTCTGTAATCGGCgtcagaaggagaagaggatcTACTGCCCCGTGTCCAGTTTATCG GCGTCAGCTTCAAGATCCTACAGTCCTCTGGCTTCAGGTGGAG TTTCATCAAATTCATCTCCAAATAGTGTAAGCCGTGAAGCGTCTCCTAACAGCCTGTCTGCAGCCTCAGTGTCATTAGCGTCTCACGTCAACCCAGCCTCCTACAGCACATCGGG GTCCTGGTACCGGGCATGGAATCCGGCCACCTACCATCACTGA